A segment of the Zingiber officinale cultivar Zhangliang chromosome 8B, Zo_v1.1, whole genome shotgun sequence genome:
catctagaattttcatctaaaAAATTCATCTAAATAGACACATAAATAATGGATCCACAAAAAATGAAATGATgggtcccatcatttatgtgtgTATCTAGATGAATTTTTTAGATGAAAATTCTAAATGAGTATCAcagctcatatatatatatatatatatatatatatatatatatatatatatatatatatatatatatattcccatTAAAAAAACTCATCTAATAACTCATCTcgtacattattttttttttattttcaaaattaagcaaCTTTGGCAGTTGAATGCTATTTGTCCCACCCAACCTAAAGCCACTGAATCACTCCATTAAGTCAACAATGCTGCCCGATCTTTCCCAACTCTCAAATCTATGTCAAGAATGTTCACTAAAATAATACATCATGTGCGCAGAAGTAGAACTTGAAATCAACAAAGTAGAACCATCTCCCAAAACAATACAAGAAACAATAAATTCTCGATCTAGTTAAGAAAACTGGTGGAAAAAAATTCTCTCTGAAACAGAAATATGATTATGGAAGAGCTCACCAAAAAGCATGAAAAGTTGAGGAAAATTAGATGGATTGGTTGGTTACCATGAGATTTCCCACACGCCATCATGAAACTATAAATCCATGCAATGCCATTATCATAAGAGCGTACAATTATGACTTCCATTTTCACCTTCAAGCATTTTTGCTTCTTCATGGCACTCTTCTTCTTCACAGTTTGTTGCAAATCAGGTATGCATTCCTCCTGTTAATTCTATCTATAGATCCCAATTTACAAATATAAATCTAACGTAAAATTTGATATGTAAGGTGTTCTCTCCTACCTAACATCAACATATTTGTGCAGATCAAACTCCTGTAAGCCTTGTTGCGAAAGCCATGACATGTTTCGACAATAGCGTGGTATGTATACATATAAGTTTCAAATATCATCAGTTCTAACAAAACCAAAGACTGACGAGTGAAACCTATAAGACCATGAAATATAATACGAGGTTCAAATTCTTCACATGTTTGTTCTATCGGTTTGATTGATGTGCTCATATTTTTGTGGGGAAAAAAAAGGTTTATAGCAGTTGCCAAGAGTCATACAGACTGAACGCAGAAGGGACGATCAATGTCCCTAAAGAGGCGACTGATGACTACTGCGGTGGCCCATGCCTTAGCGAGACAAAGTTCGTGCTTTCGTGTGTGGACGAAATACTGTATACTTTCAAGTTCTACAATGGCGCGTCGGTTCAGGATGTTAAATATACCCTCGATGCAGGCTGTGGCGACACAAACAACAGAGGTATGGTGTGGATTCTCGAACAAGATTGTGAAGATATGAATTAACTTCAGTAATTTGTTGTTTAATTTCCAATGGCAGGAGATTTTGATGTTGCTGAACATTTGGGAGATAGTGGTAGCCATTATTCACATGGCGTTGCTGATGGCTATGCGGACTATGATGATGCAATTGCAAACAAGATCAGTGCTCCCATTAACTTGCTGATAATCTTCACTTTTGTTTTACTTCTGTGAATTGTGATGCATACTGAACGATATTGAATGAGAACTCCTTGAGTATTGTTAATAATTTTTAGCATGTAGTGTTTTGTGTGAATCATCATCTATCATTTTGTTGTGTTATCCATTTCTTAATTGATGGATTAAAGTTAATAAATCGGACTAACTATTGTATAGAgatatcaattaattttgaatattattgtttttaaaataatggaCAAAATTGTACATAAGTTTAGTTTAGGAATATGCAGGATCGATTACTTTTCGAATTTTAAAGGTTATAATTCTTTATTCGGATATCAAAATGGATACAATTTGATTTGTGATGCGGTGAAGAGGAGAAGTCCATCTTGCATGAGTCAATTGTCatgatggaggtcaaagttaagacgGTCAATACTAGGACTCAAAAAGGCTCGTCTACGTCGCTTGAGCGGAAAGTGGCTACATTGGCCGACCGGATGCACTAGTGCTCGGTCGGCAAGAGATTcgtccgagcggaccacccgtcCAATCTGGAGTATGGCGATGGCATCTCCAAGCACCAACTGTCCTGGGAAGCAGTGAGTCACCAAAGGGTATGGAAGAGCTTGTCCGATCGGGAGGGACAAGTCGTCGCTCGGAATCATTACACAGAAGAGCAGTTGAAGCCGACCGAGCGGAGGAGTCTTGGCCGAGTAGCTATCGCTGGCACTAGGCAAGGTCGACAGGCAGATCGTAAGGTAGAAGATTCTACCGCTTAGGCATGTCCTGTTAAGATACGTTGTCAGATGCACTTTACTGATGGATCTTTTCATCGGACATAGTAGAGGACATGGCCATGAACATATTGGAGAATGTGCCCATGCCTCGAGGAGCGTGTACGTGGCCTACTaaggctctatataaagaggAGTCCATCACTGGCGGAGGTATACATTATCTACTATTTGCGCATAATTCTCCTGTTGCTTTGCTTCTTCTCCACATTCTagcgactgacttgagcgtcggagggccaacgccggagaccccttccctggctcgacattGATGGTGCTTGTTTTGTAGAGCGGAGCAGAATCCACATCCGGTCAGCGAAGCCATCACTCCCAGCTTTCCACTCACtcgctttcggacaagatcattttggtgtcgtctgtgggaatgtaGCATGCATCCGAAACGAGGAGATAGAAGATGTTGGATGACACCACACGGTGACGCTGACACAAGAAGAGCTCGATGCGCTGATACAAGCCAGAGCAGCgaagatagtggagcaacaacaacaataaacgCTGGCCGAGCGCCAATCACTAGAGCCTGTGGCATCAGCTGCAAGCCGGTTGGCCAAACGAGTAGAGCAAGTGGACCAAATAGCCACTCGGGAGCAGACCAAGAAGCCGATCGACACCTATGGGGAAGCCCCTAATGCGCCGATCTCATTCCATCAAGCGTTATTTCGAACTTCATCAGAAGAGTGGGGCCGAGcggatagagatcggggatcttcatcGAAGGATGCGCCAGTTTGGGGCCACGAAAAAGAAAAGCACCAAGGGAAGATGATTCGCTCGAGCGGATCAACAACAGTTCTCATAGGGGATTCTGGACGACGCTCTGCTGAAGCATTACACGCTATGCCAGTCTGCCAGTACATTGATGGGCTGAAGTactgagtcttcctcaccacgctaTCTGGATCGGCGTAATGTTGGTTCAAGCGGTTGTCGAGAGGCTCGAtccacagcttcaaggacttccaagCGGCCTTCTTGcatcacttcgccagcagtcgccGCCATCAGAGAACGAGCGTCAACTTGTTCGCCTTGAAGCAAGGGCCCAGGGAAGCGTTGAGGTCCTACATCtagcgcttcaatcaggtggcaatGGACATCCCGGTGTTCTCCTCGGATGTGTTGGTGAATGCATTCACCTAAGGACTCACAGAAGGGGAGTtattccgatcactcattcggaggCCGCCACGGGACTTCGAATAGCTTCAAAGGAAGGCCACGGaatacattaacgtggaagaagcccaagcagcAAGAAAAAGGGAGGCGCCCACCGAGCCAGCAACAGCATCTGAACGGAGGCCGCCGAGCAGCCATCAACCTCCGAAGGGGCTTCGATCGGGTGGAGCCCAATCCCACCAAGACCAAGGACTCATACCGTATAGAATGTGGTGCTTGGTCGCCCGAAGTCCACAAAAGGCAAGGCATGGATGCCACTCTACTGCTCTTTCCACCAGTCGACGACACACAACACACGAAATTGCTACGATCGACCATCAATAGCTAGTATACCGGCCCCATGTGGATATCGTCGTCGATCACCATCTCTTGATCGGCGACACAGACGTCGATCTGCAGGGCGAAGGGGGGGGAGGAAAGGAGGACGACTGAGCCATATCATCAACCTCCTCGAAGGAATAACACAAGTTTCGCTCGAGTCTCTGCTAAGAGGATCAGACCGTCGAAATGGGAGGAGGAGAACCAGAGCAACGCCGCTTGGGGAGAAATAGGAATGATCGTCGGTGGCCCGACTGACGATGATTCTAACTGAGCAAGGAAGTCACACACGCTTGGTGACTTGAGATCCACGCTGTCGGTTGCAGTAAGGAGAGGGCTGAAGGACTCGAGATCAGCTTCGGTCCGAAAGATTTAAAGGGAGTGGAAATCCCTCACTACGATGCACCGACCATTCGAGCAGTAATTGCCAATTATACAACTCATCAAAtctttgttgatacagggagttcagtgaatatcatattcaagaaagtGTTCGATTAGTTGTAAATCGACCGGAGCGAGCTGTTGCTGATAACAACCCCGCTCTACGATTTCACGAGCAACAAAGTATTGCCAATTGGCCAGATCAGGCTGACCATTTTGCTCGGAGAGGAGCTCCTGAAGAGAACAAGGACCacaaatttcattgtggtggatgcgcCTTCGGCCTACAACATCATCTTGGGCTGACCGACACTCAATGAGTTTCGAGCGGTGGTGTTCACCTACTGCCAGAAGATTAAATTCCTGGTGGACGATAAGGTGGGGGAAGTCAAAGGGGACCATCTAGCTggtcggcgatgctacgtcgaaatgatCAAGTCTTAGGCGAGGACCGCTCGTAAAAACCTTCATTTAGAGGTGAACGCTATCATGGAGAAGCCTCCTacgctggtttatgaagaaaaggaggtgaTCCAAATCCACCCTAGCCGGTCGGAAGCAACCACTTTCATTGTTGCCGATCTGGAGAgcgagaagaaggcagagttgtCTGCCTGCCTTAGGCGAAACCATAACGTGTTCGCCTGGTCAACCCATGAGCTCCTTGGAATTTCACCCAGCGTGGCTCaacacgagcttcatgtccgactgGACGCTCAGCCagtgaagcaaaagaaaaggggCTTTAGCGCGGAGCAAAACCTGGTCATCCGGGAGGAGATAGAGAAACTCCTAGAGGCCGGTCATATACGGGAAGTCTAATTCCCAAGCTGGTTCTCGaatgtggtgttggtctccaagtCTGGCAATAAATggtgagtctgcatcgacttccacgatttgaataaggcgtgcccgaaggatttctattcGCTTCTCATgatagatcagatggtggattccaTGGAGcgaatatgcatgctcgacgcgtaTCAAGGTTATCACCAAGTACTGCTCTGccgagaagatcaggagaaggttagcttcattacaGCCGATGGAAcatactgctacaacgtcataccgttcggactgaagaacgtcggggccacctatcaaaggCTGATAAACAAGGTGTTTCGAAGGTAGATTGGCCGTAATATgaaggtatatgttgatgacatcttaataaAGTCTCTCCGAGCTGTCGACCTTTGTGCAGACGTTGACGAGACCTCCCGATCCCTTAGGGCCTATGGAATAAAGTTGAACCCAGACAAGTGCCTGTTCGACTTAAGAAGCAGTTAATTCCTAGGTTACATCGTCATTGAGCGGGGGATCGAGGTGAATCTGAGCAAGGTGAGGGCGCTACAAGACATGCCTTTGTCGCACAGCTTAAAGGAGGCCCAACGGCTGACCGGACGGATCACAGTATTGCCCAAAGTCATATCCAAGTTATCCAATCGGAGCCTATTGCTCTTCAAGGTGTTGCAACGAGTgacaaaattccagtgggacaCAAAGTGTGACCGGGCGTTGGAAGAGCTTAAGGAGTGTCTCAACTCCTTGCCTGTGTCAGCTAAGCTGAGCGCTAGGGAGCCGCTCTGGATCTACCTGTCGTCCACCGAGTATGCAGTTGGCTTGGCGTCAGTTAAGCAGAACAACTATGAATAACAACCCGTATatttttaagccatatattgaaagatgtcgagtcccgctacactggtcttgaaAAGTTAGCTTACGCATTGATATTTGCCGCTCGGAGACTCCGCCCATACTTTCTCGCACATCCGATTatcgtgatgaccaacagcgCCTTGGGGAGAGTCCTCCTTAATCTAGAGGTGTTCGGATGATTAATTATATGGACAACCGAActaagtgagttcgacattcaatacTAGCCTCGATTGGCGATCAAAGTTCAGGTCTTGGCTGATTTCATCACAGAGGCCCAAAACATCGAGCCAGAATATGTTTCGAGAATATATGTCGATGATTCGTCCACTCAACAGGGCAACGACATCGACATTCTATTCATTTCACCTTGGGAAGATCGGATGCAATTTTTCATTCGGCTGGATTATCGTGCCACCAACAACGAACttgaatatgaagccttgatagccggcttacaggcaacACGACTTATTGGAGCcacaaaagtcctcattcactTGGACTCTTAGTTGGCCGCCCAACAGCTATCGGGGGCGTTCAAGATTAGCAGCTtccgactcaagttatatgcagaagcctttgagaagctgaaGGCAAATTTTCAAGAAGTCATTGTACAAAAGATCCCCCAATCGGATAATCAAGTAGAAGATGAACTGGTTAAGTTAACTAGTTCGTTATCACTGGTCATGATAagttagctgatcgaacaggtttCACTGGTAGCACACATTGATCGGATGGAGGAAATAAtcttcccgagcgattggaggacgtCGCTGATTGAGTTTCTCCGATCAGGTAGCACGCTGGCCGACCAAGAGGCATCTCGACTACTAAAAAAGAGGGTCAGACGATTCACCTTGATCGAAGACCATATTTATAAGAGATCTTTCTCAAGGTCACTGCTCAAATGTGTGGGTCCGAAGGACATGGAGTATATACTCCAAGAAGTACATTATGGCTCCTGCGGAAGCCATCTAGGTGGCTGTTCGCTGGCTCGAAAGATTCTCCTGGCTGGATTTTGGCCTATGCTCCAAGAGGATGTCGCTTGGACAGTAGCCAACTATCTATCCTGCCAAAGATATTACATCATCCCGCACTAACCgaccgagaagaggaagacaTCTATAGTGTCTTGCCCATTCAACCAGTGGGGAATGGGCATCATGGGACTGTTTCCCATGGCGATCGGTCAGCGAAGGTTCCTGCTCATCACGATGAAATACTTttcaaagtgggtggaggtcAAGCCGCTAGTAAAAATAAGTGAGCAAatggtcatcaaattcatctAGTAGAACATCAACCTGTGTCAATTCGGCATCGCCTGTCGACTCTTCTCGGACAACGGAAGGCAATTTGCCAGTCGAaggctcagggagtggtgcgaaggctaCGACATTCAGCAGaccttcacctcagtggcctacCTCCAAAGCAACGGCCAGGCGGAAGTCATGAATCAGGAAATCCTCATAGGTCCAttggctcggctcgaccacataggaggaagttgggtcGATGAGCTCCCGAGTGTCCTATGGGCACTTCGCACGACTCCAAAAGAGGCGACCTGTGTAACAACATTCCAGCTGGTGTGTGGAGGCGAAGCAGTGGTCTCCGTCGAAGTCGGAGTGGAGTCCGACCGGGTACACCTTTACGATGAGAGGAATGCCAAGTGGAGGCTAatagagctcgacttggtggacgaagcatGGGATAAGGCTGCTGTTCGACTAATGACATACCAACAACAGATGAGACAGAACTACAATCGAAGGTGATCTTGAAATCCTTCTAAGTCGACGATTTGGTGTGAAAACAAGATAAAATCGGTCAAATATGTCACCAAGCTCGAAGCTCCCTGGGGTGGTCCCTTCAAGGTAATGCAAACGCTTCGCTCAGGATCATATTACCTGCAGGACTAAAATGACAGACAGCTCGAGCATCCTTGGTGCACGAACCACCTTCAGCCTTATAGAGCGGGGGTGAGAGGTGCGTGAATGAGTCCCAATGTAACTGCATAAGTGTGCTTTGTGAATGCAGGAAAATTATGAATGAAAAACACGAAGTATTTAAGACTCTTGTGCCGATCGaacaagttaaaagtcgagcaacgacgttaagCCCTCGTCTTCGTCGACTGTCGAGCAGTGATGTTAAACTCTCGTCTTTGtcgaccgtcaagcggcgacgttaaagcCTCATCTTCGTCGATTATctagtggcgacgttaaactctcaTCTTCGTCGAtcgtcgagcgacaacgttaaatcTCAGTCTACACCAACCGTCGAGAAGCAACGTTAAAGCCTCGTCTTCATCGACCGTTGAGCgtcgacgttaaaccccagtctACActgaccgtcgagcgacgacgttaaaccctcgtCTTCGTCGACCGTTGAGCGATGACATTAAACCCCAATTTACACCGACCGTTgagtggcgatgttaaaccctcatctccgtcaacggtcgagcggcgatcttaaacctGAGACTTGACGAAAAATAGTGTTTCGGCGAAAAAGGCCGACCAGGAAATGCACTGCTCAAAAACAATGGTTTTCACTATAAGGTGGTCGTTCGGCAATCCTGAATTGATCGATCGGCTATGAAAATGTAAGTCAACCCGGAAAGAAAATGTAGAACGATGACCCAGAGACGAACGAACAAGAAAAACTCGCCAAACGGGGAATTGTGCATTAGCACTTGGGAAAGTTCTTACAAGCTCTAAAAGGGCAATACAAAATAAGGCAAAACTCGAACGAACTAGCTCACTCAATATAATCTAAAACATCATCAGATAGCGATTCGATCATCTTATCCCGGCTGATGACCTTGTTTGTCAGCGCGATCGGAATGTCACCATCGTCCTTTAGTTGGTCGAGCGTCCTGTTGATCGCGAGGTTGAAAAGGCAGAGAGCCCGATTGGTGACCTTGTCATTAAAAGCATCCGAGCGGAGGTAGTCCTTCTTCATCAGCTTGAATCTGCTAGACTCGGCTCCCTGATAAGTCTCTAGGGCCGCTCGGGAGGTCTCCAATTCCGCATTCAACGCCGCCAGCTCCTCATCCATCCCAGCGAGTTAGATCTTTGTTGCAATTTGCTCTGCCAATCGACCCTCTCGCTCGACCTTCAGTGCGACTTCAGCCTCCTTCAAGTTTTGTGCCAGGAGCTGGGCCTCCTTGTTTTTGATCTCCAAGTCTTTGATGGGTCGGAGCTTCCAGGTGTTGGCCGAGTGGATCTTAGACTTGAAGGTACTAGCATGTTTATTTAGCTGAGCCAACAAAGTGGCCTACTCAACGCTCTTGCCCCTCTCCACCTCCAGCTGCTTAGATCTCTTATTCAGATCGGCTCTTAATTGAGCCATCTCAGAGCTCATCTTCTCTAGCTGCACCTGAGAAGCAGATGATTGGCTGCTCAGAGCACGCACTGCTGGACTTCATGCTCCAAGTAGGTGAGCCTTTGTCACATGACCAGGCTCTCTACCCAATACTACAATGCACCAGGAAACTATGAAGGCTGAACGGAAATAAACAGGTATACATGAGAGATACTTACCTCAATGGATATCTCGGTATGACTGTTGGTGAGAGCCCCAGGAGGCATGACCGCCGCACGAGCCCGTGTGTCGGCCCATATCTAGGCGAGGGAACCTTGAATAATTATTTGGTGTTTGGGGGTTCGGGATGCGGCGTCGTCGGAGTCGCGCCACTCGTCTGTCGGCAGATGAATGACTGCCGTTATGTGACGCTGGCCGCTCGGGCCAGACGGGGCGAAGGTCGGTCAGTCGACCGACTGAGATGCTTGTGTCGGTCGGATGCGTGGTTTCTGGGTCATTGACAAAGAGGGAGGCGGTATGAAAGTGACCAACGACACACAGATGGTTCCTTGGGGCAGTCCGGACAAGGACGACGTCCGATCGGATGAAATTGAAGTATGGAGGACAGTCGCCGCTTGTTTGGGAGTAGGCATAGAGGTCTTGCCCTGCTCGGATGGAGGGTGTGAGCTGGCTCGTGTTGGGGTATGCATAGCAGAAGTAGCGGATCGGGAGGCAACTTCCGCGCGGCGCCTCTTCCGACTCATCAGAGGTTCCCCAGAAGAGGCCGACTCTGAGGCGACGTCAAATGGAAGTGCTGGTGGTTGCTCCAGTGGGAGATTTGCTTTACCAGTTGCCCCATTGCCAGCCGTCTGATTGGCTCCTCCTTTTCTCAACTGCAACGACGCTCCCTCCTTTTCATCGAGTGGGTCCTCTTGGGAGCCGACCGGCTGTAAAATTCAGCTATGGCTGCAGTGTTTATCTCTACGTTTGCGAGCTTGCATTTGCCAGCCAAACGGGCACATAACATGATTCGGGctgcaaaagaaagagaaaaatcagttagattcaaaggttgGGAGAAGAAAGAGTATACCTAGACTGGTCAGAAGCTTCGTGTGGATCAGGCTCAGGCCAAGCACATAGAGGGCGCCCTCTAGCAGT
Coding sequences within it:
- the LOC122017213 gene encoding uncharacterized protein LOC122017213; translation: MTSIFTFKHFCFFMALFFFTVCCKSDQTPVSLVAKAMTCFDNSVVYSSCQESYRLNAEGTINVPKEATDDYCGGPCLSETKFVLSCVDEILYTFKFYNGASVQDVKYTLDAGCGDTNNRGDFDVAEHLGDSGSHYSHGVADGYADYDDAIANKISAPINLLIIFTFVLLL